DNA from Nitrospira sp.:
ACCTGTTACAGCCCGAACTCAAGAAGGGCAATGTGACCTTGAGGCAGCGAGGCAACAAATTGACCCTTGCGTTTGCGACCGGTGAACTATTCACCCCTGGTGACGCCACAGTTACGCTAGGAGGCACCTCGTTGCTCGAGCGCGTCGGAACCGTCCTGCACGGTTTCCGTTACCAGAGCATAGAGGTTGCTGGGCATACCGACAACACGCCCCTCCGAAACGATCCTCGGAAGGGCTTCCGGGATAACATCGAGCTCTCCCGTGCACGGGCCGAACGTACGACCCACGCGCTGGTCAATGGAGGGCTTGAGGCCGATCGAGTCACAGCAGTTGGGTACGCGGACACTAAACCTCTCGCGACTAATGACACTGAAAAGGGTCGGAGTAAGAACCGACGAATGGAAATCGTGATTACTCAGTGGTCAGAACACGGCGCCGATTCAGGCGATGCGAAAACGCAAGTCGGCAAGAAACTCCGGGGATTCTCCACTCAGGCTGTGACCCATCGCTGACAGGAACAGAACCGACCGTGTTCCCTCCTAATCGGGGGCGGGAAGAGTGCTTCAGAAGCTCCTCACAATAGCGAGTCCGGTATTCTCATGACGAGCAATCAGCGAGCCACGATCCCTAACCGGATAAGCCCGGAGATATCCTCAGTGTCGGCGGAACGGGCGATTCGATTGGTCACGCGATTGTAACCGCCTTCAAATCCAATCTTGGTCACCCACCTGGTTGAGGAGTGCAACGACCAATCCAGGGCACCTCTCCACTTGAGGTTTTCGTTGTGGATCAATCCGTCGGAGGACTGGGAACTCGAATAGTTGCCCACGGTGCTGAAAAGGAGCTGCGGGCTCTGCTGGTAACTGAGCGCAAGAGAGGCGGTAGGGTTGTCGATGCGTACGCCGGACCAGGATTGAAACTCTTGGCGATAGGCGAGCACCGGTGTGATGGTCAGCTGGCTGATCGGTCGAAGAATCACCGAGAACGATTGCGCCCTGATGTTGCTGCCGGCGTCGCTGCGGAGCAGATCGCTGGCCAGAATATAACTCGACGCGACTCTGATATCCCAGCCGGGGCGCTGGAGAGTCACGGCACCTTCAATCGTGTGGTTCGAGGATCGCTGAGGAGCCACTCCTATCGGTTCGAACAGGCTATTCAGGGAGTTTCTCGAATAGGTGACGCTGAGTTCCGGCCATAGGGGCTTGCTAAGAAACAGGCCAACTCGCCCATACGTCTGCCCCAATCGGGACCGCGTCACTTCTCCTTCGACATTGTTCCATGTTTGACCAACGGCATGCCGGAATGTGATCCATCCGGTTTTCCACTCGCTCCAAATTTCGCGGCTGGCTCGGTCAGGGGAGAGTAGGAAACCTTGTCCTGCATGGCGAAATGTCACTCCGTATCGAAGACTTCCCTCCACGCCGGTGAGCCCAATCCTGAACATGCGTGCCGACGCATCGGTTTGTGTATTTCCGATGATCGACGGGATCGTCCCACTCTCGCCGGTCGGACTGTATGCGACCTCCGTCTCGGTCCCTAACTTTCCGCTGAACCATGTCGTTGTCGCCAGCAGCTGTTCGATCCGCGGACGCGTGGTCTCCGGAGTCAGGTCCCGGAAGCGAGGAGTTACAACGGAGGGGTACTGAACATGTGATGTGAAGATGGTCCGCACTCCTTCGGCTTGAGCAGACATGAGGTCACCAGCTTGCGGAGTCGGAAATTCGATGGACCGATGCGAGAGTGGTGGGTTCAGAAAGAAGCCATCGCTGCACCAGGTCTGAGAGACGATGCCCAAGAACAACGCCACTAGGCTCGCGACCAATAGAGGATGCTTCATGTATGATTTCAGCCATTAACCAGTCTTTCTGAAGTGTAGCAGCCAGGATTGGGGTCTTAAGTCGTGGATTATATTGACAGGATTCGCCATCCCAGAAACCATGAAAAACAACAAGGGACGCTGCGTCGCCAAATCACGGCTCAGCGGCACAGACCGTGCGTTGGTACTCAAGCCGGTTCTAAAGACCGATTCGGGCCTTTGCCATCAAGTCATTTCACGCAAGATTGACAGGGCCGTTGGTGGCGGATTACGGTAACAGGCGTGGCGCAACAGCGAGATGGAACGAACGGTGAGCGTATCCATACATCCGAACCACGGTATCGCCTGTCTGCAACGGGACGCCATGAGACTGAAGATGAGCGGCTCGGTCTCCTCGAAGACATCTTCGATCCCCTTTCGCGTCAACGACGTGCCTTGGTCCAACCCGGCTGGCGCTGTCTCGAAGTGGGCGCAGGCCGAGGATCTATGGCTGTGTGGCTTGCCCAGCAAGTCGGGGCCGACGGTCGAGTCGTGGCGACCGATGTCGATACCACTTACCTCCATCGACTTGACCTCCCGAATCTCGAAGTCCACCGGCACAACATCCTCAGCGATTCATTGGATGCGCTAAGTCCCGGGTCATTCGATCTTGTCTGTGCACGGCTCCTGTTATTTTGGCTTGCGGGCAAACAGGAGATCGCCATCCACCGCATGGTGGAATGCCTGCGACCGGGGGGATGGCTGATCGACGAGGATGGTGACTGGGGCATGGTCGCCCCGATCGATCCTTCTCATTCACACTACGCCCCCTACCATCGCGTCTGGAAGAACGGCGGATGGTGGTTGTCTCGCGGATACGACCCTACGTTTGGACGAAAGCTGCCGCTGTTGTTCGAACGCTGCGGCTTGGTGAATATCCATCACGAAGCGAGTGCAACGGTGGTCCGTGGAGGCAGCCCATGGGGGCGGTGGTGGTTGCAAAGCCTGGAAGCAATACGTGATTCTGAACAGACCGATGGGAGCCTGACTGAGAAACGAGACAAAGAGTACGGAGTGCTCACTGCCCCTTTGACCGACCCATCTTTTTGGTTTCTCAATGCGCTCATCCATGCCTGTTGGGGCCAACGAGGAGTCTCCTGAGTCTCGCCTTAGGATCGAGGCAGTTCAGAAGGGTGATCCGCTGACTGGAGCGCGGTGATCATGACTCCGTCCAGACGTTTGACTTTTCCGTTCCCGTCCGTTGCCGCCAAGCTGGCCTGCAGCCTGACTCCCAGGGTCAGTTAAGAAAAGCCTCATCCCGCCCGAACGAACACACTCACGAGCGAGTTCCGGCTGACCGTTACCGAAAATTCAGTTTCTCCCCCGATTCTGACCTTCCTGCGGAAGTCGCAGTCTATCCCGAAGTGTGAAGCAAAGTGACTCATTGAATCAATGTTGGATTTGTCAGTAGACTGCGCTTCCCTGGAGTCGTGAGTCTACCGTGATATGCAGCAAAGGTAGGCCGCAGCAGACTTATTTCTTATGCGCCAAGATCAAAAGACGAGAAAGAGGGGCTCACACGATGGTCGTACGTAAGATTCATCTGCCCTTCGGAGATATTTTTTCGTTCGAGTCTCTCATTAAGGACATCAGGTCTCGAAATCGATTCACTCCGTCAAAATCTTCGCAATATCTGGTGAGTCAACTCATCGAGTATGCGCGGCTGCGACGGCACTGTGTTCTCGCTGAAGGCCAAGTATTCCATCGGGCTCGAATTCATCCCTTCAATCCAGAGGAACTCTCCTCTTATCCGCTTCCGCCCGAAGAAATGAATGCTCCACCGGCCGAAAAAACTAAGGGAGGCCGACTGAATCCGGAAGGCATACCGTACTTGTACATCGCCACAAACGAGGCAACAGCGATTGCTGAAGTGCGCCCCTGGCAGCGAGCTGCTGTGTCGGTGGCCACCTTGTACCTCGTTCGAGACGTGAACGTCGTAGATTTCTGTCGGCCAACATTGGAGTTGCCTCCCGCTACTGAGCCAGAAGACTGGGAAAAGGGCCAAGAATTCACATGGGGTATGGTGGGGGATAGCTTTTCAATACCGCATCACCAGGAAGATAGCCTGCGTTATCTACCCACCCAATTTCTTGCAGAGGCTTTCAAAGCTGCATCCTTTGACGGCATTCGCTACGAAAGCGCCCTGTCTCCTTCAGGTCAGAACATTGCTTTATTTGATTGCGCGCTTGCCAAAGTTCAAATCGTGCGGCGTGCAAAGGTAATGGGAGTTAACTACAAGCATGAGTGGAACGGCTCATAACAACGCCATCAACGCGGACATGCAAAAGCTCCGCATCGCTCTGCTTTTGCACGCCAGTTACGGCGAATGTTAGACCTTCCAACCGATCCTGTGAGAGGTCACATAGATGGCGGCACCCTACCGTGAACAATACGACCGGATGAAGCGTTGGTACGACAGGTTTGCTGCGCTCGATCAGGGACGACCGCATAATGTGCCCTCTGACAATTACCTGGACGAGATCTATGCTTTCTTCATGAACTGCTATCACCTTAAGGATTGGATCAAGCATGATGCCACGGTTACCGTTGCAACCAAGCAGGTGGTCGAGGCGCACATCAACTCAAGCCGCGCGCTGAAGCTGTGCGCAGATATCTGTAACTCTCTAAAGCATCTACATCTCACGTCCAGCCGTAGCGGCGAAAACCCGGCTTTCGGCCGGAAGCAGTTCGGTCTTGCGTTGGGGACAGGACCGACCACCATCAATCTCAAATACGAGATCGACACGACTGGTGGAGCAATCGACGCGTTCCAATTGGCAACGGATTGCATCGAGGCTTGGAACACTTTCTTCAGCGCGAACAGACTCACATAGCAGCACCTGAACACGGGGTCGGATCTTGAACTGTGTGTTATCGGGCTGCTGATCTTGCCAGCCGCCCGGAGCCCTGGCACCAGTCATGGAAGACCCCGCCGTCAGAATTGGGGAGCAGGCGTAAATAGGGACTTTGTTCAGGGCGGCAGGGAGGCAGAAAGGAAAAGGGAGTTCCCGCCGGCGACTCAGCGCATCGGATTTCCGTCAAGCAGGCGAGCCCGCTTTCAAGGCAGTGATCATGACTCCGTCCAGTCGTGTGATTTTTCCGTTCCCGTCCGTTGCCGCCAACCGAGCCGAGCCTTTCACCACTACGCGGCCACTCACTTTTTCGCGCACGACATGGGAAAATGTCAGAGCAGCCCTCGTCACGTCGCCTACGTCCGTTTCGACGACCAGCGTTTCTCCGTAGCGGCCGGGCGAGCAATAGTCCAGTTCGGCATGCACGACCACGAAGAAGACGCCCTGCTTCATCAAGGCAGCAACCGAATATCCTCGCATTTCAAGGTATGCGGTACGAGCCCGCTCAAAATACTTCAGATAATTGGCGTAATAGACGACCCCACCACAATCGGTATCTTCGTAGTAGATTTTAACTTCGATCGTATCTCGTCGTTCGTGAAGCGTATCTCGCATGTGTCGGAACTCGTATCCCGAGAACCAGTACTGTTCAGAGTCGTTTGGTGAGATTGCTCAACATCGCACTTCACGAACGACGGCACCTAGCCCACATTATTCATGACGGTTCGTGACGAAACCGCCAAGACGCCACGCGGGGCGAGCCCGTCCGCCTGGTCGCGCAAAGCTCGCGTCCAGGCTAGTCGCAGCGGCGTATCGGTGGTTGCAGTAGAAGCGCTCATGAATAATGTGGGCTAGAGATGCAACGCAGGAAACTTCGGCAGTGACGGCTCATTGACGCCCGACAGTTTGACGACCACCTCATAGAGCTGCTGCACTCGCTCTGCCTTGATCGGCTCGAAGCCGTGCCCCAAGACCGCGCGGTTCGCTGCGTCCAGCAACGGCTTCATCTTCTGCCATTCTCTGAGGAAGGCTTGGCCCAACTGATCGCCCAACCCGGCCAGCACACGAAATTGTGCTTGAAGCGGCAGTTTGTACTTGCCGTCTATATCTTCAAGATAACAAGCGCGGCAAGTCTCTTGAAGCGCGTGCGGAAGCTGTCCCGGCGACACATCCCAGCTTTTGATCTTGTGCAACTTATAGAGCCGGACTTGCGCGAACGCCTCCAGCGCGCGAACAAGTGCGGTCATGGCCGCTTCAGGATCATGTCCCGCTCGGAGCCTTCTCTCTGCATGGGCGAGCAAATCCAAGGATACAAATTCTTTGATCTCAGCGGGATCGAGCACGAGTTTCTCAAGGAATCCCGCGTTTGCCTTGATGGGTGGTAGTACCGCCTTCAACCCAGATGGTCCGCCCCACAGCGAAGCCATCTCAAGGGCCTTGATGGCGGTCTTCAATTTATCCCAGGCTTGGCGGTAATGAAACCGTTCCCACAGTTCATAGCCCTCGGCTAAATCCTTCAACGCCCGATACAACGGCTTCTGTCCACCACTTACTAACAGTTCTATGTCGTGAAACATTTTGGCGGCGCCGTGAAACAGACCTCTGTTGAACAACTCACATCCTTCCCGACGCGACACCGTCCCCTGTTCATCCCATGGATTCGTCTGAGTCCAGACCAGCGTCTTGGAGCCCAACTCCACACGATCACCCTCCAGACCTTCTCGCGCCTGAACCAGCTCGACCACCCGAGAGGTCAGAGGGAACGCCGCCAATGTGAGCGCGCCCGCCATCGCCGCCGTCGCTCCACTGAGATCCACAACCAGCTCTCCCGGCTGTACCTCCCATGTCCGCAAGAGATCCGGCAAGGACCGTGCAATGGTCTGGTAAGTGGATGGAAACTCCGAAGCGCCCGCCAACACGATCCAATCCCACCGCCTCGGCATCTGTTGGATCTTCGGTTGGACGTCCGACTCCACCAAGGCCTTGCTCCCTTCAGGCAACACGAAACACAAGATATCCGGGTTGAGCCGGTTGATTGAGTAGACCGCCGACGCCGCGTCATCGACCAATGCGATTACGAGTGTCTTGATAGGTTGATCTTGTGCCATAGCGGGACGACTATATCATCGCGTTCAGGCCCATTCAATTCGCTGCCGTTCAACCGTACTCCTCTTGACGGTTGTTCGAATGATCCCTAGACTTCGCAAGGGCTCTCGATATCCCATCGGTGTCTCTCGCACAACGAGGTTTTTCAATGACCTGGTCGTACTGGTTGTTCATGGGATTAGTCCTTGCCGGCGCAGAAATGATTGCGCCGGGGGGATTCTATCTCCTGTTCTTCGGCATTGCGGCGCTGATCGTTGGCGCACTGGCCGGTCTTGGTATCGTGCAGACTACATGGCTGGAATGGCTGCTGTTCTCCATTCTGGCTGTCGTTTCGCTCCTGCTTTTCCGTAGCCCTCTGCTGCGAATGACCAGAAGTACTCCGACTCATGTGGTGGACAGCATGGTTGGAGAATCCGCCGTTCTACTTGACGATCTTCCTTCGGGGCACACAGGCAAAGCAGAATTGCGCGGCACTACGTGGACTACCCGCAACGACGGACCCTCTCCGCTGGCCAAAGGCCAGCGCGCAATAGTGACAAGCGTGGACGGGTTAATGCTCTTGGTCAGATCAGAATAACAAATGCTATCAAACGAGGTGTGGGCATGGAAGCTGGAACGTTTGTTCTCATCGTGCTGGCCCTGATCGTGTTAATCGCACTCGCGAAAACTGCCATCGTCGTCCCTCAG
Protein-coding regions in this window:
- a CDS encoding methyltransferase domain-containing protein, which encodes MAQQRDGTNGERIHTSEPRYRLSATGRHETEDERLGLLEDIFDPLSRQRRALVQPGWRCLEVGAGRGSMAVWLAQQVGADGRVVATDVDTTYLHRLDLPNLEVHRHNILSDSLDALSPGSFDLVCARLLLFWLAGKQEIAIHRMVECLRPGGWLIDEDGDWGMVAPIDPSHSHYAPYHRVWKNGGWWLSRGYDPTFGRKLPLLFERCGLVNIHHEASATVVRGGSPWGRWWLQSLEAIRDSEQTDGSLTEKRDKEYGVLTAPLTDPSFWFLNALIHACWGQRGVS
- a CDS encoding RES family NAD+ phosphorylase, with the protein product MVVRKIHLPFGDIFSFESLIKDIRSRNRFTPSKSSQYLVSQLIEYARLRRHCVLAEGQVFHRARIHPFNPEELSSYPLPPEEMNAPPAEKTKGGRLNPEGIPYLYIATNEATAIAEVRPWQRAAVSVATLYLVRDVNVVDFCRPTLELPPATEPEDWEKGQEFTWGMVGDSFSIPHHQEDSLRYLPTQFLAEAFKAASFDGIRYESALSPSGQNIALFDCALAKVQIVRRAKVMGVNYKHEWNGS
- a CDS encoding YbgC/FadM family acyl-CoA thioesterase, whose product is MRDTLHERRDTIEVKIYYEDTDCGGVVYYANYLKYFERARTAYLEMRGYSVAALMKQGVFFVVVHAELDYCSPGRYGETLVVETDVGDVTRAALTFSHVVREKVSGRVVVKGSARLAATDGNGKITRLDGVMITALKAGSPA
- a CDS encoding TIGR02710 family CRISPR-associated CARF protein, which produces MAQDQPIKTLVIALVDDAASAVYSINRLNPDILCFVLPEGSKALVESDVQPKIQQMPRRWDWIVLAGASEFPSTYQTIARSLPDLLRTWEVQPGELVVDLSGATAAMAGALTLAAFPLTSRVVELVQAREGLEGDRVELGSKTLVWTQTNPWDEQGTVSRREGCELFNRGLFHGAAKMFHDIELLVSGGQKPLYRALKDLAEGYELWERFHYRQAWDKLKTAIKALEMASLWGGPSGLKAVLPPIKANAGFLEKLVLDPAEIKEFVSLDLLAHAERRLRAGHDPEAAMTALVRALEAFAQVRLYKLHKIKSWDVSPGQLPHALQETCRACYLEDIDGKYKLPLQAQFRVLAGLGDQLGQAFLREWQKMKPLLDAANRAVLGHGFEPIKAERVQQLYEVVVKLSGVNEPSLPKFPALHL
- a CDS encoding NfeD family protein yields the protein MTWSYWLFMGLVLAGAEMIAPGGFYLLFFGIAALIVGALAGLGIVQTTWLEWLLFSILAVVSLLLFRSPLLRMTRSTPTHVVDSMVGESAVLLDDLPSGHTGKAELRGTTWTTRNDGPSPLAKGQRAIVTSVDGLMLLVRSE